A genome region from Brassica oleracea var. oleracea cultivar TO1000 chromosome C2, BOL, whole genome shotgun sequence includes the following:
- the LOC106320111 gene encoding nuclear transcription factor Y subunit A-3-like, whose protein sequence is MHQMNKKDSTLPYLNTSISWGVVPAEPLSMKVVDARPEHTTKQISFQDQDSSSTQSTGQSYTDIASSGDDDNPSRQISFSTKSGSEETQHKGFATHPKPGSMTGLPSIHFAPTQANFSFHYADPQFGGLLAATYLPQAPACNHQMVGMVPGRVPLPVEITETEPVFVNAKQYHAIMRRRQQRAKLEAQNKLIKARKPYLHESRHVHALKRPRGSGGRFLNTKKLLQESEQAAAKEQEESKKANMSRFEAHMLQHSKDRSSTTSGSDITSVSDAADVFGHTEFQFSGFPIPTQTNRAILVHDQSNDMHGGGDLHHFSVHI, encoded by the exons ATGCATCAGATGAATAAGAAAGATTCAACTTTGCCGTACCTGAACACTAGCATCTCATGGGGAGTGGTTCCAGCTGAACCCCTAAGCATGAAAGTGGTTGATGCAAGGCCTGAACATACCACAAAGCAAATCAGTTTCCAGGACCAGGATTCATCTTCAACTCAGTCCACTGGTCAGTCTTACACTGATATTGCTAGTAGTGGTGATGATGATAATCCTTCCAGACAAATCTCTTTTTCAACAAAATCAG GATCTGAAGAAACCCAGCATAAGGGATTTGCAACTCATCCTAAACCAGGCTCCATGACCGGACTCCCTAGTATACACTTTGCTCCAACGCAGGCTAATTTCTCTTTTCACTATGCTGATCCACAATTTGGTGGTTTATTAGCTGCAACTTATCTTCCACAGGCACCA GCATGCAATCACCAAATGGTGGGTATGGTTCCTGGTCGAGTTCCGCTACCAGTGGAGATCACTGAGACTGAGCCAGTCTTTGTCAATGCGAAGCAGTATCACGCAATCATGAGGAGACGGCAGCAACGTGCCAAGCTTGAGGCTCAGAACAAACTAATCAAAGCGAGGAAG CCGTATCTTCATGAGTCTCGACATGTTCATGCTCTTAAAAGGCCAAGAGGATCCGGTGGAAGATTCCTAAACACCAAAAAACTTCTTCAAGAATCTGAACAGGCTGCTGCTAAAGAACAAGAAGAAAGCAAAAAGGCAAACATGTCTAGATTTGAAGCTCATATGCTGCAGCACAGCAAAGACCGTAGCTCAACCACCTCTGGCTCAGACATCACATCTGTATCCGACGCCGCTGATGTCTTTGGACACACTGAATTCCAGTTTTCAGGTTTCCCAATCCCAACTCAGACTAACCGAGCTATACTTGTTCATGATCAGTCCAATGACATGCATGGAGGTGGGGACTTGCACCATTTCTCTGTCCATATCTGA
- the LOC106323699 gene encoding disease resistance protein RPP4-like: protein MDLCLKKEMKVFPVFYGVDPYHVRHQTGSFTLDKYQVPEMANKLEKWVEALTQIASIVGKNTATCENEALMIENIVEGISNQLYFMQPVIFSDLVVGTDDHMERLNPLLSMESEDEVRMIGIWGMGGIGKTTIARSVESMASRMYGKSFFQPHSVHALSNYNRWFGPGSRIIITTRDRDLLNSCRVRIVYEVKCLDADAALKIFNQFAFEEGVPPEIYEKFSIRASWLAQGLPAAIEAYGLHFRGLTSLKEWDDALCRLIRAP, encoded by the exons ATGGATCTTTGCTTGAAGAAGGAGATGAAAGTCTTCCCCGTTTTCTATGGAGTTGATCCATATCATGTGAGACATCAAACTGGGAGTTTCACATTGGACAAGTACCAAGTCCCAGAAATGGCTAACAAGTTGGAGAAATGGGTAGAAGCTCTTACGCAGATCGCTAGCATAGTAGGCAAGAATACTGCAACGTG TGAAAACGAGGCCTTGATGATTGAAAATATTGTGGAAGGCATTTCAAACCAGTTGTATTTTATGCAACCAGTAATTTTCAGTGATCTTGTTGTTGGAACGGACGATCACATGGAACGACTGAATCCTCTGTTGAGTATGGAATCTGAGGATGAGGTTCGTATGATAGGAATCTGGGGAATGGGAGGTATTGGCAAAACTACCATCGCAAG ATCTGTAGAGAGCATGGCGTCTCGTATGTACGGAAAAAGTTTCTTTCAACCACACTCT GTGCATGCCCTCTCTAACTACAACCGCTGGTTTGGCCCAGGCAGCCGAATCATCATAACAACCCGGGACAGGGACTTGCTTAATTCATGCAGAGTAAGAATTGTATATGAAGTTAAGTGTTTGGATGCTGATGCTGCTCTTAAGATATTTAACCAGTTCGCTTTTGAAGAAGGGGTTCCTCCTGAAATTTATGAAAAATTCTCAATCCGAGCGTCTTGGCTTGCTCAAGGTCTGCCGGCCGCAATTGAAGCTTACGGTTTACATTTCCGAGGATTGACATCTTTGAAGGAATGGGACGATGCGTTATGTAGACTTATAAGAGCTCCTTGA